In Antechinus flavipes isolate AdamAnt ecotype Samford, QLD, Australia chromosome 3, AdamAnt_v2, whole genome shotgun sequence, a genomic segment contains:
- the MED29 gene encoding mediator of RNA polymerase II transcription subunit 29 isoform X1: protein MAAPPPAQTAPQPPPPSTAGVSGPGSAGASVPGPPQSQGPQGQQPPSAQLVAASQIQAAQSGLLQQQQQDFDPVQRYKLLIPQLKESLQNLMKVAAQNLVQNTNIDNGQKSSEGGLQRFDKSLEEFYALCDQLELCLRLAYECLSQSYDSAKHSPTLVPTATKPDAVQAESLPYPQYLSMIKAQIGCAKDIHNALLECSNKVTGKLPAPGGL from the exons atggcgGCACCGCCACCAGCGCAGACGGCGCCGCAGCCTCCGCCACCGTCTACGGCCGGCGTCTCCGGCCCGGGATCCGCAGGTGCCTCTGTTCCGGGCCCTCCGCAGTCTCAGGGGCCGCAAGGGCAACAGCCTCCCTCGGCACAGCTTGTAGCAGCCTCACAAATTCAGGCTGCACAGAGCGGTCtcctgcagcagcagcagcaagatttCGACCCTGTACAGCGTTACAAGCTTCTGATTCCTCAGCTCAAAGAGAGCCTACAG AACCTGATGAAGGTGGCGGCCCAGAACCTGGTGCAGAATACCAACATCGACAATGGACA GAAGAGCAGCGAGGGCGGGCTGCAGCGCTTCGACAAGAGTCTGGAGGAGTTCTATGCCCTCTGTGACCAGCTGGAGCTCTGCCTG CGCCTGGCCTATGAGTGTTTGTCCCAGAGCTACGACAGCGCCAAGCACTCCCCGACGCTGGTGCCCACAGCCACGAAGCCGGACGCGGTGCAGGCCGAGAGCCTGCCCTACCCGCAGTACCTGAGCATGATCAAAGCCCAGATCGGCTGTGCCAAGGACATCCACAACGCCTTGCTGGAGTGCTCCAACAAGGTCACGGGCAAGCTGCCAGCCCCGGGAGGCCTCTGA
- the SAMD4B gene encoding protein Smaug homolog 2 has product MMFRDQVGILAGWFKGWNECEQTVALLSLLKRVTRTQARFLQLCLEHSLADCNDIHLLESEANSAAIINQWQQESKEKVVSLLLSHLPLLQPGNTEAKSEYMKLLQKVLAYSIENNAFIEESRQLLSYALIHPATTLEDRNSLALWLSHLEERLAGGFRTRAETAYHSRQGSDEWGGPGEAGPGELGPGWQDKPPRENGHVPFHPSGAVPSTINSIGSNANAGLPCQIHPSPLKRSMSLIPTSPQGPGEWLSPEELGARAAFAPPDHAPLSPQSSVASSGSEQTEEQGSSRNTFQEDGSGMKDVPLWLKSLRLHKYAALFSQMSYEEMMTLTEQHLESQNVTKGARHKIALSIQKLRERQSVLKSLEKDVLEGGNLRNALQELQQIIVTPIKAYSILQAAVVAAAKEGGRGEPPLGAEPPPARPGPEKNPEAKDPPAESYPPQPAPAPSDGSEPATAPVADGDLPSQFTRVMGKVCTQLLVSRPDEENITSYLQLIEKCLTHEAFTETQKKRLLSWKQQVLKLLRTFPRKAALEMQNYRQQQKGWAFGSNSLPIAGSVGMGVTRRAQRQFQMPPRALPPSRMGILSPAGIGGVSPRHALTSPSLGGQGRQNLWFANPGGSNSMPSQSRSSVQRTHSLPVHSSPQALLMFPPDCQVPGPDLEINPTLESLCLSMTEHALGDGTDKTSTI; this is encoded by the exons CCATCATCAACCAATGGCAGCAAGAGTCCAAAGAGAAGGTAGTCTCCCTCTTGTTGTCCCATCTGCCCCTGCTCCAGCCCGGCAACACAGAGGCCAAGTCTGAGTATATGAAGCTGCTGCAGAAGGTGCTGGCCTATTCCATTGAGAACAACGCCTTCATTGAGGAGAGTCGGCAGTTGCTGTCCTACGCCCTCATCCACCCGGCCACCACACTGGAGGACCGAAACTCGCTAGCCCTCTGGCTCAGCCACCTTGAGGAACGGCTGGCCGGGGGCTTCCGGACCCGCGCAGAGACGGCCTACCACTCCCGCCAGGGCTCAGATGAGTGGGGTGGCCCCGGGGAGGCTGGCCCTGGCGAGCTCGGGCCCGGCTGGCAGGACAAGCCGCCACGAGAAAACGGACATGTGCCCTTCCACCCTTCTGGTGCGGTGCCATCCACCATCAACAGTATTGGGAGCAACGCAAATGCAG GCCTCCCCTGCCAAATCCATCCAAGCCCGCTGAAGCGGTCCATGTCGCTCATCCCCACGAGCCCACAGGGCCCTGGTGAATGGCTGAGCCCAGAGGAACTGGGGGCAAGAGCCGCCTTTGCCCCACCCGACCACGCGCCCCTCTCACCCCAGAGCAGCGTGGCTTCCTCAGGCAGCGAGCAGACGGAGGAGCAGGGCTCCAGCCGGAACACTTTTCAGGAGGATGGTAGTGGTATGAAAG ATGTGCCATTGTGGCTCAAGAGTCTTCGCTTACACAAGTACGCAGCCCTCTTCTCCCAGATGAGCTACGAGGAGATGATGACCCTGACAGAGCAGCATCTGGAATCTCAG AACGTGACCAAAGGTGCCCGTCACAAGATTGCCCTGAGCATCCAGAAGCTGCGTGAGAGGCAGAGTGTCCTCAAGTCCCTGGAGAAG GATGTCCTGGAAGGTGGGAACCTGAGGAATGCATTACAGGAGCTCCAGCAGATCATCGTCACACCTATCAAGGCCTACAGCATCCTACAGGCAGCTGTGGTGGCTGCTGccaaggaggggggaaggggggagccgCCGCTGGGCGCCGAGCCCCCCCCAGCTCGCCCCGGCCCGGAGAAGAACCCGGAGGCCAAGGATCCCCCAGCAGAAAGCTATCCCCCCCAGCCGGCCCCCGCCCCCAGTGATGGCAGCGAGCCGGCCACAGCCCCCGTCGCCGATGGAGACCTCCCCAGCCAGTTTACCCGAGTGATGGGCAAAG TGTGCACCCAGCTGCTGGTGTCCCGGCCAGATGAGGAAAACATTACCAGTTACCTCCAGCTCATCgaaaagtgcctgacacatgag GCTTTCACCGAGACACAGAAGAAACGCCTGCTGTCCTGGAAACAGCAGGTCCTCAAGCTGCTCCGAACCTTTCCCAGAAAAGCTGCCCTAGAGATGCAGAACTACCGGCAGCAGCAGAAGGG CTGGGCTTTTGGCTCCAACTCGCTCCCCATAGCTGGTTCTGTGGGGATGGGAGTGACCCGACGGGCCCAGCGCCAATTCCAGATGCCCCCTCGGGCCCTGCCGCCTAGCCGAATGGGCATCCTGAGCCCCGCGGGCATTGGGGGCGTCTCACCTCGGCATGCCCTCACCAGCCCTAGTCTCGGGGGACAAGGACGACAG AACCTGTGGTTTGCCAACCCTGGAGGCAGTAACAGCATGCCCAGCCAGAGCCGGAGCTCCGTGCAGCGCACCCACTCCCTCCCTGTGCATTCCTCCCCCCAGGCTCTCCTCATGTTCCCACCAG ACTGCCAGGTTCCGGGCCCAGACCTGGAGATCAACCCCACGCTGGAGTCTCTCTGCCTCAGCATGACGGAGCACGCCTTGGGTG ATGGGACAGACAAAACCTCCACGATCTGA
- the PAF1 gene encoding RNA polymerase II-associated factor 1 homolog produces the protein MAPTIQTQAQREDGHRPNSHRTLPERSGVVCRVKYCNSLPDIPFDPKFITYPFDQNRFVQYKATSLEKQHKHDLLTEPDLGVTIDLINPDTYRIDPNVLLDPADEKLLEEEIQAPTSSKRSQQHAKVVPWMRKTEYISTEFNRYGVSNEKPEVKIGVSVKQQFTEEEIYKDRDSQITAIEKTFEDAQKSISQHYSKPRVTPVEVMPVFPDFKMWINPCAQVIFDSDPAPKDTSGPAALEMMSQAMIRGMMDEEGNQFVAYFLPVEETMRKRKRDQEEEMDYAPDDVYDYKIAREYNWNVKNKASKGYEENYFFIFREGDGVYYNELETRVRLSKRRAKAGVQSGTNALLVVKHRDMNEKELEAQEARKAQLENHEPEEEEEEELELDKEAPGSDEEREKGSGSEKEASEEEEEERSGSESDRGEEEKEESDKSGSGEDEAEEESSEDEARAARDKEEIFGSDADSEDEEEEEEEEEEDDDRGGRARGSGEEEEEEEDSGSEAGPGRRSPSPSFLSASDHSAQEDGSEGGASDSSEEASDSD, from the exons ATGGCGCCCACCATCCAGACCCAGGCCCAGCGGGAGGACGGCCACAG ACCCAACTCTCATAGGACTCTGCCGGAGAG GTCGGGTGTGGTCTGTCGAGTTAAATACTGCAACAGTCTTCCAGACATCCCTTTTGATCCCAAGTTCATCACCTACCCCTTTGACCAGAACAG GTTTGTCCAGTACAAGGCAACCTCTCTAGAAAAGCAGCACAAACATGATCTGCTCACGGAGCCAGACCTGGGCGTCACCATTGATCTCATTAACCCCGATACCTACCGGATCGACCCTAATG TTCTTCTAGATCCGGCAGATGAGAAGTTACTGGAAGAGGAGATCCAGGCCCCGACTAGTTCTAAAAG GTCCCAGCAGCATGCCAAAGTGGTGCCCTGGATGAGAAAGACAGAATATATCTCCACGGAATTCAATCGCTATGGCGTCTCTAACGAGAAGCCCGAAGTCAA GATTGGGGTGTCGGTGAAGCAGCAGTTCACCGAGGAGGAGATCTACAAAGATCGAGACAGCCAGATCACAGCCATCGAGAAGACTTTTGAGGATGCCCAGAAGTCG ATTTCTCAGCACTACAGCAAGCCAAGGGTTACTCCGGTGGAGGTGATGCCCGTTTTCCCAGACTTCAAG ATGTGGATCAATCCATGTGCCCAAGTGATCTTTGACTCAGACCCAGCCCCCAAGGATACCAGTGGTCCTGCAGCCCTGGAGATGATGTCTCAAGCCATGATCAG gGGAATGATGGACGAGGAGGGCAACCAGTTTGTGGCCTACTTTCTGCCGGTGGAAGAGACCATGAGGAAGCGCAAGCGGGATCAGGAAGAGGAGATGGACTACGCACCAGATGACGT CTACGATTACAAGATTGCCAGGGAGTACAACTGGAACGTCAAGAACAAGGCTAGCAAGGGCTATGAAGAAAACTACTTCTTCATCTTCCGAGAAGGTGACGGGGTCTACTACAACGAACTGGAAACCAG GGTCCGTCTCAGTAAACGTCGGGCCAAGGCCGGAGTGCAGTCCGGCACCAATGCCTTGCTGGTGGTCAAACACCGGGACATGAATGAGAAGGAGCTGGAAGCACAG GAAGCTCGAAAGGCCCAGCTCGAGAACCATGagccagaggaggaggaggaagaagagctgGAGCTGGACAAGGAAGCCCCAGGCTCTG aTGAAGAACGGGAAAAGGGGAGTGGCAGTGAAAAGGAAGccagtgaggaggaggaggaggagcgcTCAGGAAGTGAGAGTGACcgtggagaggaggagaaggaggagagtgACAAGAGCGGCAGCGGGGAGGATGAGGCCGAGGAGGAGAGCAGTGAGGACGAAGCCCGCGCCGCGCGAGACAAGGAGGAGATCTTCGGCAGCGATGCAGACtcggaagatgaggaggaagaggaggaagaggaagaagaggatgatgATAGGGGAGGCCGGGCCAGGGGcagtggggaagaggaggaggaggaggaagatagcGGCAGTGAGGCCGGGCCTGGGCGGCGCAGTCCCAGCCCCTCCTTCCTCAGTGCCAGCGACCACTCGGCCCAGGAGGATGGCAGCGAAGGGGGCGCCTCGGACTCCAGCGAGGAGGCCAGTGACAGTGACTGA
- the MED29 gene encoding mediator of RNA polymerase II transcription subunit 29 isoform X2, translating to MAAPPPAQTAPQPPPPSTAGVSGPGSAGASVPGPPQSQGPQGQQPPSAQLVAASQIQAAQSGLLQQQQQDFDPVQRYKLLIPQLKESLQNLMKVAAQNLVQNTNIDNGQKSSEGGLQRFDKSLEEFYALCDQLELCLNTAILPDSKGLSMSTPPLLSTPHIQPVAKTCHFSLPSISPACPLVSSDTDTAVVHHGFIPGLLR from the exons atggcgGCACCGCCACCAGCGCAGACGGCGCCGCAGCCTCCGCCACCGTCTACGGCCGGCGTCTCCGGCCCGGGATCCGCAGGTGCCTCTGTTCCGGGCCCTCCGCAGTCTCAGGGGCCGCAAGGGCAACAGCCTCCCTCGGCACAGCTTGTAGCAGCCTCACAAATTCAGGCTGCACAGAGCGGTCtcctgcagcagcagcagcaagatttCGACCCTGTACAGCGTTACAAGCTTCTGATTCCTCAGCTCAAAGAGAGCCTACAG AACCTGATGAAGGTGGCGGCCCAGAACCTGGTGCAGAATACCAACATCGACAATGGACA GAAGAGCAGCGAGGGCGGGCTGCAGCGCTTCGACAAGAGTCTGGAGGAGTTCTATGCCCTCTGTGACCAGCTGGAGCTCTGCCTG AACACTGCCATTCTCCCAGACTCAAAAGGATTGTCCATGAGCACTCCTCCCTTGCTCTCAACCCCTCACATCCAACCAGTTGCCAAGACCTGTCACTTCAGCCTTCCCAGCATCTCGCCAGCATGCCCCCTTGTCTCCAGTGACACCGACACCGCTGTAGTTCATCATGGCTTCATTCCTGGGCTGTTGCGGTAA